A section of the Chryseobacterium ginsenosidimutans genome encodes:
- a CDS encoding MBL fold metallo-hydrolase, which produces MKLKFLGTGTSQGVPVIGCTCEVCTSENPKDSRLRSSVMVTTDEYKKILIDCGPDFRQQMLVNKEHTIDLALLTHEHNDHVIGLDDMRPLIFKSGENMPLYCYSRVGNEVKNRFPYAFADVKYPGAPAFDLHEIENKPFTVLDTEITPVEVIHFKITAFGYKFKKLAYITDAGFISDQEKEKLRDLDVLILNCIRKFDPHPAHFILPDVIKLFEELKPKKLFLTHISHHLGLHDIEDKQLPPGMHLAYDGLEIIF; this is translated from the coding sequence ATGAAGTTGAAATTTTTAGGAACGGGAACTTCACAAGGTGTACCCGTTATTGGCTGCACTTGCGAAGTGTGTACTTCAGAAAATCCAAAAGACAGTCGACTGCGATCTTCTGTCATGGTAACTACTGATGAATATAAAAAAATACTGATCGACTGCGGTCCTGATTTCAGGCAACAAATGCTTGTGAACAAAGAACATACAATTGACCTTGCACTTCTTACTCATGAACATAATGATCATGTAATAGGGCTTGATGATATGCGGCCTTTGATTTTCAAAAGTGGGGAAAATATGCCGCTTTACTGTTATTCGAGGGTAGGAAATGAAGTCAAAAACCGTTTCCCTTATGCTTTTGCGGATGTAAAATATCCCGGTGCACCAGCTTTTGATTTACATGAAATAGAAAACAAGCCTTTCACCGTTTTGGATACAGAAATCACTCCGGTTGAAGTAATTCATTTTAAAATTACTGCTTTTGGATATAAGTTTAAAAAATTAGCTTACATCACCGATGCCGGTTTCATTTCTGATCAGGAAAAAGAAAAACTGAGAGATTTAGATGTATTAATTTTAAATTGCATCAGAAAATTTGATCCACATCCGGCCCATTTTATCCTTCCGGATGTTATTAAACTATTCGAAGAACTAAAACCTAAGAAATTATTTTTAACTCACATTAGCCATCATTTGGGACTGCATGATATTGAAGATAAACAACTTCCACCCGGAATGCATCTTGCCTATGATGGCTTAGAGATAATTTTTTAA